One genomic segment of Salminus brasiliensis chromosome 6, fSalBra1.hap2, whole genome shotgun sequence includes these proteins:
- the LOC140557058 gene encoding uncharacterized protein codes for MRGVFALRPPAVELRLRPLLFAAGVAAATAGAYYVLSARRSRDRQRTPRTVDAAVQTAAEDPAIHLVITAEDGQLTLSPPFGSVIPYRCPRRFLEQLILDHCPKDVLSSIWTLRFSYRRWYIRDNQKICVRRHHVLLMRGDVTQSWWILTNDFFSLLLPSEEAPIWFASAAQVTFAERIEGHLHRVASGRFTKRSTPKTSGDFQVLHTYQDLVIGDDGWTSFANSWPEDTTCQPEPQQESSASDWPQPGPAPEATGGSAAAREVPALHAFSTIQGIRNFPLKLNALRLAFTFLLSDAERREYVCEAGKAVLGDLADLNDRNLVVFLLAYDRLLALAQDPSCHQGIEEELAQIGIQHFNFIDIVYEVVILGLQAGGRPPICPTAGGFLDHLMAMISSFSATSEQSSAGAQQYQLLVQNALMRFLGAIFALEESVYEDPVSVAAAVWELVGSHVNQLLDSLEALE; via the exons ATGCGCGGCGTCTTCGCTCTTCGCCCCCCGGCGGTGGAGCTCCGTTTGCGCCCCCTCCTGTTCGCAGCTGGGGTCGCAGCTGCCACTGCCGGAGCTTATTATGTCCTCTCTGCCCGCAGGTCCCGAGATCGACAGCGGACACCGAGGACCGTCGATGCCGCTGTCCAGACCGCAGCAGAAG acCCAGCAATTCATCTGGTCATCACTGCGGAGGACGGACAGCTTACCCTCAGCCCTCCGTTTGGATCGGTGATTCCGTaccgg TGTCCCAGGCgctttctggagcagctgaTCCTGGATCATTGCCCCAAGGATGTGCTCAGTTCCATCTGGACCCTTAGGTTCTCCTACCGGCGGTGGTACATCCGGGACAACCAG aagatctgtgtgCGCCGACACCACGTGCTCCTGATGCGGGGGGACGTGACCCAGTCGTGGTGGATCCTCACCAACGACTTCTTCAGCCTTCTTCTACCTTCTGAGGAG GCCCCCATCTGGTTCGCATCGGCAGCACAGGTGACCTTTGCTGAG CGCATCGAAGGTCACCTGCACCGTGTAGCGTCCGGCCGCTTCACCAAGCGCTCCACCCCCAAAACATCTGGAGACTTTCAG gtgcTCCACACGTATCAGGACCTGGTCATCGGCGATGACGGGTGGACCTCCTTTGCCAACTCATGGCCTGAGGACACCACCTGCCAGCCAGAGCCTCAGCAGGAGTCCAGCGCTTCTGACTGGCCTCAGCCCGGACCAGCTCCTGAG GCGACTGGAGGCAGCGCTGCAGCGAGGGAGGTGCCCGCTTTGCA TGCCTTCTCAACCATTCAGGGGATCAGGAACTTCCCCCTGAAGCTGAATGCCCTGCGTCTGGCCTTCACT TTCCTGCTGAGCGACGCGGAGCGCAGAGAGTACGTCTGTGAGGCCGGCAAGGCAGTTCTCGGTGACCTGGCCGATCTCAACGACAGG AATCTGGTCGTCTTCCTGCTGGCATACGACCGACTGCTTGCGTTGGCTCAGGATCCTTCTTGCCATCAAGGAATTGAAGAGGAGCTGGCGCAGATTGGG ATTCAGCACTTCAACTTCATAGACATCGTCTAtgaggtggtgatccttggtcttcaggctggagggagacctCCGATCTGTCCG acggcTGGGGGATTTCTGGATCATCTCATGGCCATGATATCCTCTTTCTCTGCTACCAGCGAGCAGAGCAGTGCCGGGGCTCAGCAGTACCAGCTCCTGGTCCAG AACGCACTGATGCGCTTCCTGGGGGCCATCTTtgctctggaggagtctgtgtaCGAGGACCCTGTATCTGTGGCCGCAGCCGTGTGGGAGTTGGTCGGGAGCCACGTCAACCAGCTCCTGGACAGCCTGGAGGCTTTGGAATAA